One window of the Anaeromyxobacter dehalogenans 2CP-C genome contains the following:
- a CDS encoding FtsB family cell division protein, translating to MAVTRGRRWGVYVGVVALLAALSAADPSGLRKHLRLAGEVDQMRAENERLAGENARLAREVRALRSEPAALERAVREELRYIRPGERVYWLGAERGGAP from the coding sequence ATGGCCGTGACGCGCGGACGCAGGTGGGGCGTGTACGTGGGGGTCGTCGCCTTGCTGGCGGCCCTCTCCGCCGCCGATCCGTCCGGCCTCCGCAAGCACCTGCGCCTCGCCGGCGAGGTGGACCAGATGCGCGCCGAGAACGAGCGCCTCGCCGGCGAGAACGCGCGCCTCGCGCGCGAGGTCCGGGCGCTCCGCTCCGAGCCGGCCGCGCTCGAGCGCGCCGTGCGCGAGGAGCTCCGCTACATCCGTCCCGGCGAGCGCGTGTACTGGCTCGGCGCCGAGCGCGGAGGGGCCCCGTGA